In a genomic window of Amblyomma americanum isolate KBUSLIRL-KWMA chromosome 4, ASM5285725v1, whole genome shotgun sequence:
- the LOC144129009 gene encoding uncharacterized protein LOC144129009 isoform X4 — protein MTCVEREHLCDGEPQCPDASDERDCIRLGCQANFYACPVDGVTRCIKKSLVCDGVADCDDHQDESNCNKTMLNSRPGFFDDSPLDLDDKNDIPHDIPERGNLTRHIMGNGTTPARGAGNVTFTANSTGRSETRPPPPVPVGGKCRPTEFPCRATKTCVPAQWRCDGTADCEDGSDEVNCTRRVCLEPFVSCSDQSSCVLKKKFCDGKFDCADHSDEVGCTRCAPPLIKCASVNRCIDKGAVCNGVNDCEDRSDEQNCGPRKSLMNAKGGKAAESEDCRSREFTCKTTRECIPMRWLCDGSEDCEDGSDEEMCPSSRTNQLASLRRRNGQPPRRRYFIIDNKENNLPLRDSDNVLLGHPNRGHSSSVQDSPVFIPVNKGPNSGKTGEPIEPVEYEDAHHIVEGNAEEEDISDYHVGEKEKTPEPPKFKSATYRPEPCKADQFRCVDNGECIPLKWKCDGNDDCADGSDEKKCKKACEPAEFYAICGDGVTCIPKTSVCDGVVDCPDRFDEANC, from the exons ATGACGTGCGTTGAGCGGGAGCATTTGTGCGACGGCGAGCCCCAGTGCCCGGACGCCTCGGACGAGCGCGACTGCATCCGTCTGGGTTGCCAGGCCAACTTCTACGCCTGCCCCGTGGACGGCGTGACGCGCTGCATCAAGAAGTCGCTCGTGTGCGACGGGGTCGCCGACTGTGACGACCACCAGGACGAAAGCAACTGCA ATAAGACAATGCTCAACTCAAGGCCCGGCTTCTTCGATGACAGCCCCTTGGACTTGG ATGACAAGAACGACATTCCCCATGACATACCCGAGCGGGGGAACTTGACACGCCACATCATGGGTAATGGAACAACGCCGGCGCGAGGAGCGGGAAATGTCACCTTCACAGCAAACTCTACAGGCCGTTCAG AAACCCGGCCTCCACCTCCGGTGCCCGTGGGCGGAAAGTGTCGTCCCACCGAGTTCCCCTGCCGCGCGACAAAGACCTGCGTGCCGGCGCAGTGGCGATGCGACGGCACCGCGGACTGCGAGGACGGCTCGGATGAAGTCAACTGCA CGCGCCGCGTGTGCCTGGAGCCGTTCGTGAGCTGCTCCGACCAGAGCAGCTGCGTGCTGAAGAAAAAGTTCTGCGACGGCAAGTTCGACTGCGCCGACCACTCGGACGAGGTGGGCTGCACCCGATGCGCGCCGCCGCTCATCAAGTGCGCCTCGGTGAACCGCTGCATCGACAAGGGGGCCGTGTGCAATGGCGTCAACGACTGCGAGGACCGCTCCGACGAGCAGAACTGCG GGCCACGGAAGTCCCTCATGAACGCGAAAGGCGGAAAAGCAG CAGAGTCCGAAGACTGCCGAAGCCGCGAGTTCACGTGCAAGACAACGCGCGAGTGCATCCCCATGCGCtggctgtgcgatggcagtgagGACTGCGAGGACGGGTCTGACGAGGAGATGTGCC ccAGTTCGCGCACCAACCAACTGGCGAGTCTTCGCCGTCGGA ACGGCCAGCCTCCTCGAAGACGGTATTTCATCATCG acaataaagaaaacaacctgCCTCTTCGCGACAGCGATAATGTATTACTGGGCCACCCCAACCGGGGTCATTCCTCCTCCG TGCAAGACTCGCCGGTATTCATTCCGGTGAACAAAGGACCAAACTCAG GAAAAACCGGGGAGCCGATCGAACCGGTGGAATACGAAGACG CTCACCACATTGTTGAGGGCAATGCCGAAGAAGAAGACATATCGG ATTATCACGTTGGCGAGAAAGAAAAGACACCGG AACCACCCAAATTCAAGTCTGCCACAT ACCGGCCCGAGCCCTGCAAGGCGGATCAATTTCGGTGCGTGGACAACGGCGAGTGCATCCCCCTGAAGTGGAAGTGCGATGGCAACGACGACTGCGCCGACGGCTCGGACGAGAAGAAGTGCA AGAAGGCCTGCGAGCCGGCCGAGTTCTACGCGATCTGCGGAGACGGCGTGACTTGCATACCCAAAACTTCGGTCTGCGACGGAGTGGTCGATTGTCCCGACAGGTTTGACGAGGCGAACTGCT